The Elgaria multicarinata webbii isolate HBS135686 ecotype San Diego chromosome 4, rElgMul1.1.pri, whole genome shotgun sequence genome contains a region encoding:
- the TCF21 gene encoding transcription factor 21, translating into MSTGSLSDAEDLPDVGMLACDGGGGGLKLDRRSSATPPAAPPARHDEGPAGQRGSPGGQGRGGGAGKARKKAPPGGKRSPPGGGGGGGPEGKQVQRNAANARERARMRVLSKAFSRLKTTLPWVPPDTKLSKLDTLRLASSYIAHLRQILASDKYENGFIHPVNLTWPFMVAGKPENELKEAVNTTRLCGPTAS; encoded by the exons ATGTCCACTGGCTCGCTGAGCGACGCGGAGGACCTGCCCGACGTGGGCATGCTGGCGtgcgacggcggcggcggcggcctgaaGCTGGACCGGCGCTCTTCGGCCACGCCGCCCGCTGCGCCGCCCGCCCGCCACGACGAGGGCCCGGCGGGCCAGCGGGGCTCCCCGGGCGGCCAGGGCAGAGGGGGCGGCGCGGGCAAGGCCCGCAAGAAGGCGCCGCCGGGGGGCAAGCGGAGCCCTccggggggcggcgggggcggcggcccCGAGGGCAAGCAGGTCCAGCGCAACGCGGCCAACGCGCGCGAGCGGGCCCGCATGCGGGTGCTGAGCAAAGCCTTCTCGCGCCTCAAGACCACGCTGCCCTGGGTGCCGCCCGACACCAAGCTCTCCAAGCTCGACACGCTGCGCCTGGCCTCCAGCTACATCGCCCACCTCCGCCAGATCCTGGCGAGCGACAAGTACGAGAACGGCTTCATCCACCCCGTCAACCTG ACCTGGCCCTTTATGGTTGCTGGCAAACCAGAGAATGAGCTGAAAGAAGCAGTGAACACAACTCGGTTGTGTGGTCCTACAGCATCCTGA